The following coding sequences are from one Arachis hypogaea cultivar Tifrunner chromosome 7, arahy.Tifrunner.gnm2.J5K5, whole genome shotgun sequence window:
- the LOC112701565 gene encoding zinc finger BED domain-containing protein RICESLEEPER 2-like, whose amino-acid sequence MAESVTPSNPLANSISLNGEEINQKKTSPIWDDFDQVESSEGTKAICKYCKSMFSYAGKGASTSHLWRHSNSCLQRRLHVAAQKKQPLIPFQPSNSSVNPFVTPGARYSQEKMRQIIATAIMVHEHPFSIVEDEVWMWGFQYANSEFHKISRKTARSDCLAIYEAEKKQLKALLQGVRKISLTTDMWRSSHQIVEYIVITGHFIDAGWNLQKRVLSFVQVPAPRRGIDVADAIFKCLKTWGIENKVFSVSVDNASYNDSCLRALKDTISDNNSLPVGGSLFHVRCCAHILNLLVQDGLGKIKDIIHKVRESVKYVNFNDSRFKTFVEIAENKRLKEKKLIIDCPTRWNSTYNMLSVALKFKSVFPVYKEREPHYNYEPSSEDWRKVEKICKLLKVFNLATHVISGSEYPTANLYLPEVWRVKQVIDDAIEDRDSFMREMATSMKEKFDKYWGECNMVMSLACVLDPRCKLHVIKFCFPLIYKPEHVAAENIEKVKNTLQEMYDEYAEKYHGETIISGVNTNSLVASSNVVSSEISGIDEMLNMVREKEAIHPTKSELEVYLDESAYIPEGNSKSFSALEWWKNNSLKFKVLSKMAADILAIPVSTVASESSFSAGGRVIDEYRSRLNQESIEALICGGDWLRNKLQARPDLTTGQARYSLKSLYQATGQAKANILYYRPGLLRVKPGLA is encoded by the exons atggctgaatcTGTAACTCCAAGTAATCCATTGGCCAATTCTATTTCTTTAAATGGAGAAGAAATTAATCA gaagaagacttCACCAATTTGGGATGATTTTGATCAAGTTGAAAGTTCTGAAGGTACAAAAGCTATTTGCAAGTATTGCAAATCAATGTTTTCTTATGCTGGAAAAGGAGCTAGTACTTCACATTTATGGAGGCATTCTAATAGTTGCTTACAAAGAAGATTGCATGTTGCTGCACAAAAGAAGCAACCATTGATTCCATTTCAACCTTCTAATTCAAGTGTTAATCCCTTTGTGACACCAGGTGCAAGATATTCTCAAGAGAAGATGAGACAAATAATCGCTACAGCAATTATGGTTCATGAGCATCCTTTCAGCATTGTTGAGGATGAAGTTTGGATGTGGGGCTTCCAATATGCCAATTCTGAATTTCATAAAATTTCTCGTAAAACTGCTCGAAGTGATTGCTTGGCAATATATGAGGCTGAAAAGAAACAATTGAAGGCTTTGTTACAAGGTGTTAGGAAGATAAGTTTGACAACTGACATGTGGAGATCAAGCCATCAAATTGTTGAATATATTGTTATCACAGGTCACTTTATTGATGCAGGATGGAATCTTCAAAAGAGGGTTTTGAGTTTTGTTCAGGTACCTGCTCCTAGACGTGGCATTGATGTTGCTGATGCTATTTTCAAGTGTTTGAAGACTTGGGGAATTgaaaataaagtcttttcagTATCTGTTGACAATGCTTCCTATAATGATTCATGTCTAAGGGCTCTTAAGGATACTATTTCAGATAACAACTCATTACCTGTTGGTGGTAGTTTATTTCATGTTAGGTGCTGTGCACACATTCTGAATTTGTTGGTACAAGATGGGCTAGgtaaaattaaagatattattcATAAAGTTCGTGAGAGTGTCAAGTATGTCAATTTTAATGATTCAAGATTTAAAACATTTGTTGAGATTGCTGAAAACAAGCGTTTGAAGGAGAAAAAACTCATAATTGATTGTCCTACAAGATGGAATTCTACTTACAACATGTTATCTGTGGCTTTGAAGTTTAAATCAGTGTTTCCTGTGTATAAGGAAAGAGAACCTCATTACAATTACGAACCATCATCAGAGGATTGGAGAAAAGTTGAGAAGATTTGCAaacttttaaaagtttttaatctTGCTACTCATGTCATTTCTGGTAGTGAGTATCCTACTGCAAACTTGTACCTTCCTGAAGTTTGGAGAGTGAAACAAGTAATTGATGATGCTATTGAAGATAGAGATTCCTTCATGAGAGAAATGGCAACCTCAATGAAAGAAAAGTTTGACAAATATTGGGGAGAATGCAATATGGTAATGTCTCTTGCTTGTGTTTTGGATCCTAGGTGCAAATTACATGTTATTAAATTCTGTTTTCCTTTAATTTACAAACCTGAGCATGTGGCTGCTGAAAAtattgaaaaagtgaagaatacaTTGCAAGAAATGTATGATGAATATGCTGAAAAATATCATGGTGAGACAATAATAAGTGGAGTTAACACTAATAGTCTAGTTGCTTCTTCTAATGTGGTTAGTTCTGAAATTAGTGGAATCGATGAAATGTTGAATATGGTTCGAGAAAAAGAAGCCATTCATCCAACAAAATCAGAATTAGAAGTTTATCTTGATGAGAGTGCTTACATTCCTGAAGGCAATTCTAAGTCTTTTAGTGCTTTGGAGTGGTGGAAAAACAATAGCTTGAAATTCAAGGTTTTATCTAAAATGGCAGCGGACATATTAGCAATTCCTGTCTCAACAGTGGCTTCAGAGTCTTCATTTAGTGCTGGAGGAAGAGTTATTGATGAATATCGTTCTCGACTAAATCAAGAGTCCATTGAAGCTCTCATTTGTGGAGGAGATTGGCTTCGGAACAA gcttcaggccaggccagATTTAACAACAGGCCAGGCTCGATACTCATTAAAAAGCCTATACCAGGCTACAGGCCAGGCTAAGGCCAACATACTCTATTACAGGCCTGGCCTGTTAAGAGTAAAGCCTGGCCTGGCCTAG
- the LOC112701566 gene encoding uncharacterized protein has product MSCSSGWDENDMDTKSKSGLLALYVEAVPLIEAGQNEVIDFIKEHIIHRFGIPETLSTDQGTIFTGQRIKNFAASRNINMVTSTPYYAQANGQVEAANEILINLIKKQIAILSLGINLNTLRILKQDELLVDDYWNAMYDELNDLDSERMLALENIIRKKESVV; this is encoded by the exons ATGTCATGCTCATCAGGCTGGGATGAAAATGACATGGATACTAAGTCGAAATCAGGCCTGTTGGCCCTCTAT GTTGAAGCTGTTCCTTTAATAGAGGCTGGACAAAATGAAGTGATAGACTTTATAAAGGAACATATAATCCATCGATTTGGAATTCCCGAAACTTTGAGTACTGATCAAGGAACTATATTCACTGGTCAGCGGATTAAGAATTTTGCAGCTTCAAGAAACATTAATATGGTTACTTCAACTCCATATTATgcgcaagccaatgggcaagttGAGGCAGCAAATGAAATATTAATCAATTTGATTAAGAAACAAATTGCTA TTTTGTCACTAGGGATTAATCTCAATACATTAAGAATATTGAAACAAGATGAGTTGCTAGTcgatgattattggaatgcaatGTATGATGAATTGAATGATTTGGATTCAGAACGTATGCTGGCACTTGAAAATATAATTCGGAAAAAAGAAAGTGTTGTCTGA